Proteins found in one Gimesia chilikensis genomic segment:
- a CDS encoding sialidase family protein, with amino-acid sequence MLPFILRLAKTCSLFLLIILSLLQTTRAGDLQKTTLFSARDGEYHHYRIPGIIATSKGTLLAYCEARKTAGDWADIDILMRRSTDGGQTWAKPQVIHNAKEETVNNVVAFNDAQTGQVHLLYCENYARCYYTQSNDDGQTFSPRVEITPVFEEFRKEYDWNVIATGPGHGIQLQNGRLLVPVWLSTGGKKHRPSCVSTIYSDDHGKTWHRGEIIVNQGDQIAGEKILNPSETVAVQLFNDKVLVNIRTESKPHRRLIAVSENGATGWSEKHFDPQLLEPVCMGSILRVPAGKSQPQNAIVFANPDNLEGSSKRRGPNRDRKNLTLQISFNDCQTWSGKRVLEPGISGYSDLAALPDGTIVCFYEDGGLKNNGYDTTGLTVARFPLKWILED; translated from the coding sequence ATGCTCCCTTTTATCCTGCGCCTGGCGAAAACCTGTTCCCTGTTCCTGTTGATAATCTTAAGCCTGCTGCAGACCACTCGGGCAGGCGACCTGCAAAAGACAACGCTGTTTTCCGCCCGGGATGGTGAATATCACCACTACAGAATTCCTGGCATCATCGCCACCAGCAAAGGAACACTGCTTGCTTACTGCGAAGCCCGCAAGACAGCTGGCGACTGGGCCGATATCGATATTTTGATGCGCCGCAGTACCGATGGGGGACAGACCTGGGCAAAGCCACAGGTCATTCACAATGCAAAAGAAGAAACAGTCAACAATGTCGTTGCCTTCAACGATGCCCAGACCGGACAGGTGCATCTCCTCTATTGTGAAAACTATGCCCGCTGTTATTACACCCAAAGTAATGACGACGGACAGACCTTCAGCCCTCGCGTGGAAATCACCCCGGTCTTTGAAGAGTTCCGCAAAGAGTACGACTGGAATGTCATCGCCACCGGTCCCGGACATGGTATTCAACTACAGAACGGGCGGCTGCTGGTACCAGTCTGGCTTTCCACCGGAGGGAAGAAACATCGACCTTCCTGTGTCTCCACAATCTATAGCGACGATCACGGCAAGACCTGGCACCGCGGCGAGATCATCGTCAACCAGGGGGATCAGATCGCAGGCGAGAAGATCCTCAATCCAAGCGAAACGGTTGCCGTCCAGTTGTTTAATGACAAAGTCCTCGTAAATATCCGCACCGAATCGAAGCCGCACCGTCGGTTGATTGCCGTCAGTGAGAACGGCGCGACCGGCTGGTCTGAAAAGCATTTTGATCCACAACTGCTAGAACCGGTCTGCATGGGCAGTATTCTACGCGTTCCGGCGGGCAAGTCTCAGCCTCAGAATGCCATCGTGTTTGCGAACCCTGACAACCTGGAAGGTTCCAGCAAACGCAGAGGCCCCAACCGGGACCGCAAAAACTTGACACTGCAGATCAGCTTCAATGACTGCCAGACCTGGAGCGGCAAAAGAGTGCTTGAACCGGGGATCAGTGGCTATAGCGATCTGGCAGCCCTTCCGGATGGCACCATTGTCTGCTTCTACGAAGATGGCGGCCTGAAAAATAACGGTTACGACACAACCGGCTTGACAGTGGCTCGATTTCCATTGAAATGGATATTGGAGGATTGA
- a CDS encoding GntR family transcriptional regulator, translating to MKPAIVDLAERIQSDIKQRKLQPGDPYYTTSETARSFQVSGTTANRALQLLTQRRVLVRKQRAGTFIADPESNQTEQALRRVHLVVHQKYLEREGLLADGILIGLQRELPEAELEFNFLPHRDEEAYVEEIVNRALKSSVTEGFVLQRAQVGVQRILQESGLPTVVNGVLQPSITGLAHIDRDQGEMGRLLFQHLLQQNCQRVLIVFRDQVTAGDHLLLDAVQQEMYGAGWGIDRLTVRCLPADDRAIQVSAQDVLEQSSVKLGILCRSEPAARAIASIISELNYPRKKQPVIVVADHFAREQAPCLFPHIRPCLSPEAYGQEIGRMLVRQMNGAEPRNLYCNVSVELVKPS from the coding sequence ATGAAACCAGCGATTGTGGATCTGGCCGAGCGAATCCAATCCGATATTAAACAACGAAAGCTGCAGCCCGGGGATCCCTACTACACAACCAGTGAAACAGCACGTTCGTTTCAGGTCAGCGGAACGACTGCCAACCGGGCTCTGCAACTGCTCACTCAGCGACGGGTTCTGGTGCGTAAACAACGGGCCGGTACGTTCATTGCTGATCCGGAATCGAACCAGACTGAGCAGGCCCTGCGTCGCGTGCATCTGGTGGTACACCAGAAATACCTCGAACGGGAAGGCCTGCTGGCCGATGGTATTCTGATCGGTTTGCAGCGGGAACTTCCCGAGGCAGAACTTGAATTCAACTTCCTGCCGCACCGGGATGAAGAAGCGTATGTGGAAGAGATTGTGAACCGTGCACTCAAGTCAAGTGTGACTGAGGGCTTTGTTTTGCAGCGAGCACAGGTGGGAGTTCAGCGGATCCTGCAGGAGAGCGGACTGCCGACAGTTGTAAATGGGGTACTGCAACCATCGATTACTGGACTGGCTCATATTGATCGGGATCAGGGGGAGATGGGGCGGCTCTTATTTCAGCATCTGCTCCAACAGAATTGCCAGCGAGTACTGATCGTATTTCGCGATCAAGTGACAGCCGGTGATCATCTTCTACTGGATGCTGTGCAGCAGGAGATGTACGGCGCAGGCTGGGGAATCGATCGGTTGACGGTTCGCTGCCTTCCGGCTGACGATCGGGCGATACAGGTATCTGCGCAAGACGTCCTGGAGCAGTCCTCAGTGAAGCTGGGTATTCTCTGTCGTTCTGAACCAGCGGCCCGGGCGATTGCGTCGATTATTTCCGAACTGAATTATCCACGGAAGAAACAGCCGGTAATAGTGGTTGCGGATCATTTTGCCCGCGAGCAAGCCCCCTGCCTGTTCCCGCACATCCGTCCCTGCCTCTCTCCTGAAGCTTACGGACAGGAGATCGGCAGGATGCTGGTCAGGCAGATGAATGGGGCAGAGCCACGAAATCTGTATTGCAACGTTTCGGTTGAACTCGTCAAACCGTCCTGA